In Mercurialis annua linkage group LG5, ddMerAnnu1.2, whole genome shotgun sequence, a single genomic region encodes these proteins:
- the LOC126681726 gene encoding uncharacterized protein LOC126681726, whose translation MMVQSLPEAAVCKIFARTLKEPAAIWYQCLKEGSTHSFDELAEAFRTHFAPSIQRGKNSTDLKLCYQKPGESLKNFVTRFNEEAILVEDLNDDTAIDAMKDNITMNMFRDNLITNMAQRDHLSTKIKGRIGSNHRAKTTGGFPNRLPQTVHNRRSILHPS comes from the exons ATGATGGTCCAGAGTTTACCCGAGGCAGCCGTGTGCAAGATCTTCGCAAGAACACTTAAAGAGCCGGCCGCTATCTGGTACCAATGTCTGAAAGAAGGATCAACTCACAGTTTTGACGAGTTGGCAGAAGCCTTCCGAACTCACTTTGCGCCGAGCATACAAAGGGGGAAAAATTCTACTGATCTCAAGTTGTGCTATCAAAAACCGGGTGAAAGCTTGAAAAACTTCGTTACCAGGTTCAACGAAGAGGCCATACTAGTAGAAGACCTGAACGATGATACGGCCATAGACGCCATGAAAGACAACATCACCATGAATATGTTCCGAGACAACCTGATCACAAACATG GCGCAGCGGGACCATctttcaaccaaaataaaaggcAGGATAGGCTCAAACCATAGAGCAAAGACCACCGGCGGATTTCCGAACAGATTGCCACAAACCGTTCATAATAGAAGATCAATCCTACATCCCTCTTAA